Proteins co-encoded in one Terriglobia bacterium genomic window:
- a CDS encoding cyclase encodes MVIVLVRHKVADYARWKQVFDGHFGIRHGAGELSCRMFHSHENPNDLALFFEWETLEMARAFFASESLKTGMQQSGVIGTPEVLFLDEIRSLRRTAAD; translated from the coding sequence ATGGTGATTGTTCTCGTACGACATAAAGTGGCTGATTATGCTCGCTGGAAGCAGGTATTCGACGGGCACTTTGGGATCCGTCATGGAGCCGGCGAGTTGAGTTGCCGGATGTTCCATAGCCATGAGAATCCGAACGATCTAGCGCTGTTTTTTGAGTGGGAGACGCTGGAGATGGCGCGTGCGTTCTTTGCGTCAGAGTCACTGAAAACCGGCATGCAGCAGTCAGGCGTCATCGGAACTCCGGAAGTGCTGTTCCTGGATGAAATAAGGTCATTGCGCCGGACTGCGGCGGATTGA